In Chaetodon trifascialis isolate fChaTrf1 chromosome 8, fChaTrf1.hap1, whole genome shotgun sequence, the DNA window caaaaggtaaacacacaagatcacattatcacagatatgtacagattcacaaaagtgacaggacagacataagattcccacccccacccaaaaacaacattcatttgatgtgatccaaagattatatttgttcctttatgtaactttcacatacaaatacagtatgtatagagaacaaatgggctattcctttatgcctcaacagttacctccatccgagtgtggccgtgtttttggcccctgtaaacagatggtcgttttgaccacggagtttaataaactcctccgtctgctccttgttcacaaaatgacatgtaaagcatattttctgttatgtcaacagacaaaattattgttcgatataataacgacaataacaataataatggtgctgctggtgctgtttgtcgctattgttaaaaaaaacaaacaaacaatcggTGCGCAAAGCGttttgggatatgtgaggccgcgaaggatagtagcgatgcatcctccgaaaaaaggaggacgcatttgtcggttgcatttggaggacccttcgaatgtggacgaattgggacagccttcgcgcagcgctatgacgtaatcggccttcaaacgcgtcctccgaaggatgcagcccctgaaatGGGACACAACCCAAGTCAGCTTTGaactctaaaaaaaataattgatcAAACGACATGCATATAGAATTTGATCATGATTCTACGTTTATAAATGAAATTGCTGGTGGGCTTAATTAGTGGAATTGAACAACAAACTGTTGGTTCCCCAGTGACAGAAAATCTCcacacagcagtgaaatgcaTTATCGACACAAACTCACATTCATGGCACACAAAGTGCTTTCAGGGACTCACAGAGGTGTAGACTTGAGATTTCAGGACTTTGGACTTGACTTGGATTTGGCTGCTGTGGGACTTGAGTGACCTCAAATTTTAAATTGTAGTGTTTTGCTTGCACGGAATAATATTTCATTGTATAGGAGCTGAATAGAAAATAAAGTTATCCACGACGCGCATGCGCAGTGCTTTGTTGACATAATACTGTCCTTGCTGGGGAGAGCTGACGACTGTCTGACACAAGCGGACTAAATAACCCATTAACTTGCTTTTCCGGGTAAATTATGTCTGTGAAACACGCTATCAGCCGCGGGCTCGAGTTGGGCCGGTCGGTCTTTCAGCTGGGTCTCCTCAAATCGGGTGGCCGAGTGGTAGCAAAGCTCCGAGCTGAACGTTTCCGTGTAGGCCCGTCGGTCCGCACCGCTCAGCCTCAGGCTTTCCTGCCGTCTCGGTACCGCTACTACCGCACCTCTCTGAAGGGCCTGGCCGCGCAGCTTCAGTCCGCCGGCTTCAGGAGAAGGTTCGCCGGCGGGTCTCCACGAAACCGGGCCGTGTTTTTGGCTTTCGGTCTCGGCGTGGGACTTATCGAACAACAGCTTGAGGATGACAGGAAGAGCGCCGCGACCTGTCAGGAGATCCAGGTACGAAATCACCAGATAAACTGTTTTCCTGAGGTAGTATTCGTGTACTTTTTGCTTAACTTGAGTATTCCCATTTTCAGATAACatcaaactttattaatcccacaccAGGCAAGTTAAGTAGTtatagacagaaaaaataagaggcatagaaaaaataaacaaacaagaaaataataaagGAGAGTAAAATCAACtatatccatatatatatatgggcATTATATTCAAGAGTATAAAGATACCATTGCCTTGAGAAAGAATGGCTCGGTTTCTCAAAAGAAAAATTTGAATTGCACATGAAAAATTTGTTCGAAAAAATGATAACATAGTAAAACAATGGAATATTAATAACATTTCCAttattatatgtattatatatgaTTTTCTGccacttctactccactacacaTAATTTAACTTTAAttacatacatttattttatatacAAAACATGATCAAGTTACAAAATATTAATATGTTAAAGGTTAAACTACCAAACCAAGGGCTtaaaatgagctgtttttatgttgaaCCAGCCACAGCACTCAAACAGTAATCCATTAACACAGTGTAGTAATTTTTTATACTGCTCTAGAAGTTTTAGTTTTCCTTTAATTCAGGATTCCTTTCCTGCATTAAGaaatatttctgcattaaagTTCCTGAAAGTTTATTGGTGTCAAAAAAGGGAaggtttcagttttttttaaaaaacatgtaactttaattattttttgcaAAGAGCTTTAATCCAGCGTGTGGAAAGTCTTCTCCTTGGCTGAATCTGTCATGCTTCACCTGGCCTGAGGATGggatgtgcacacacaactGCTGCTCTGCGTCTTAAAAAATGTTTCTCACAATGTGCAGGCTGTGTTCAGCAAGAGAAGATTCCAGACCTCGCTGAAGCCTTTCACCTCCGGATATAAACTGGAGGATTATATTATTGGGAATCAGGTTGGGAAAGGCTCCAACGCTGCTGTGTACGAGGCTGCCGCTTCGTTTGCCCCCCCCAAGCAGAGTAACGACCCTCAGGTGAAGctgaaagaagatgaagaggaaggggagACTCCTCGATCTCTGACGTGCTGCTCACTGAAAACCTTCCCTCTGGCCATCAAGATGATGTGGAACTTTGGGGTAGGTGTTCAACATGATTCAACACTTTTCCCCACAGTTTTACGTATCAGTCCTGGGAGGGAAAACAGCCGCGCATCAGGACTGGTGAGTATTTTTTTGATGCAATTTGTTTGCAGGCGGGGTCGTCGAGCGAGGCCATATTGAAATCCATGTCACAGGAGCTGGTGCCTGCAGGTCCTCTGGCCTTCAagcaggaaaaagaggaagtcaCTCTGGATGGGTGAGTATTTTACCTCCAGTGCTTTCATTGTGCCTTACTCATCCTGCAGTCCTGAGCAGGGAGCACCAAAGTTGCCCATGAATAACTGTGATCCCTCTGCATTCAGACACTTTGGAGTCCTGCCCAAAAGACTGTCCGCACACCCTAATGTGATCAGAGTGTACCGGGCTTTCACAGCAGACGTCCCGTTGCTACCAGGTGCCCAGGAAGAGTATCCAGATGTGCTGCCAGTCAGGCTCAACCCCGCTGGCCTGGGCAACAACCGCACCCTCTTCCTGGTCATGAAAAAGTAAGACCTGCCATCAGTCAGGGTTTTAATGTGAACTAGCAGCAGAGGGAAATGTCCAGAGTGAACGGTGAGGCTGAAATCAGTGAGGTGAGATTACAAACAGGAAAGCTGGATTACATTCTGCATGGTTTCCTGTGAATTCCTCCTGCACGTGACTCCAATCACAGCAGACCTCACCGCTACAAATCAAAGATGCCGACCATACATAGCATCAAAAACTTGGAAATCTTAGGGATTCTAACTTTAAGAAGTGTATACGAGAAAGCTGGAGACATCCAGTTCAACAGCACTGACATCCTGTGGTCCTCTGTGCTGTAGCTACCCCTGCACGCTGCGGCAGTACCTGGAGGTGTCCACACCAGGCCGGAGGCAGGGCTCCCTGATggtgctgcagctcctggagGGGGTCGACCACCTGTGCAGACAGGGCGTCGCTCACAGGGATCTCAAATCTGACAACGTGCTGTTGGAGTTTGACTCTGGTCAGAGAAACATTTAGTCCTCAAGAGAACAATTGGAAATTTGATTCCATCTGTTCAGTGTTAAAATTTAAATTTCACTCTTGCACAGACGGATGCCCCCGTTTAGTGATTACCGACTTTGGCTGCTGCCTGGCCCAGACTGACTCTAGTCTGCAGCTGCCCTTCAACAGCGTGTGggtcagcagaggagggaatGCCTCCCTCATGGCCCCTGAGGTAGGCTTAAGTAGTTCTTTATTTATGTTAAATGGCGAAGCGGAGCATTATCATTTGTGGACAGTAGAAGAagactgtgtgtactgtaatcACTGTCATCTTCATGATGTGTCCGCCCAAAGGTGACCACTGCGGTTCCGGGCTGTGGTGTGGTGATTGACTACAGCAAGGCGGACGCCTGGGCTGTGGGTGCCATCTCCTATGAGATATTCGGCCAGCATAACCCGTTCTATGGAGCAGTGGGACTGGAGAGCAGGAGTTACCAGGAGAagcagcttcctcctctgccctccAGCATTCCAGCTGATGTGCAGTACTTGATCCGATTGCTTCTCAGGAGGAACCCAAGCAAGGTACAGCAGGGCCTGTGGAGGGTTTGTCAGGGATGCTGTGTGCTCAGTGATTGACTGATATTGACTGAAAATCAGAAGTTAGACCAGTTTTGTGTGCCATTAAATCACTCTCACTAGCTATGAGAATaacttaaacctgcattatCTTTACTTCCTTTGGTCACGGGGACAATTCagcaagctgtgaacacaacatcaGCATATTATCATCTTATTATGTTGCTTATTTAATAGTGCTCTCAATCGATTAAActatttaatcgcgattaatctcatgaatgtcatagttatcttgtgattaatcgcaaattaattggacatttttatctattctaaatgtcccttgaattatcattttaataattatcaacatggaaaagtggatagacttgctttgtgcaaatgttttttattgaaaacaataatgtgtagtgttatatttcacactaacattctcactttgagcagtcattcacatttgaatgaatcaaatctcacacaatttaacactatcaataaacagatgacaaaaaaataaatatttggttacaaaaaagc includes these proteins:
- the pink1 gene encoding serine/threonine-protein kinase PINK1, mitochondrial; this translates as MSVKHAISRGLELGRSVFQLGLLKSGGRVVAKLRAERFRVGPSVRTAQPQAFLPSRYRYYRTSLKGLAAQLQSAGFRRRFAGGSPRNRAVFLAFGLGVGLIEQQLEDDRKSAATCQEIQAVFSKRRFQTSLKPFTSGYKLEDYIIGNQVGKGSNAAVYEAAASFAPPKQSNDPQVKLKEDEEEGETPRSLTCCSLKTFPLAIKMMWNFGAGSSSEAILKSMSQELVPAGPLAFKQEKEEVTLDGHFGVLPKRLSAHPNVIRVYRAFTADVPLLPGAQEEYPDVLPVRLNPAGLGNNRTLFLVMKNYPCTLRQYLEVSTPGRRQGSLMVLQLLEGVDHLCRQGVAHRDLKSDNVLLEFDSDGCPRLVITDFGCCLAQTDSSLQLPFNSVWVSRGGNASLMAPEVTTAVPGCGVVIDYSKADAWAVGAISYEIFGQHNPFYGAVGLESRSYQEKQLPPLPSSIPADVQYLIRLLLRRNPSKRPSARVAANMLHLSLWGRKALASQDSVGMRKMVDWLLCQSAVVLLRGCSGPSGNTVEAELQRSFLSNLDLEDLRTAVGFLLYGREQRQACILSA